TGTGGCACAAAATTATTGACGAATTGTATCGTATTTCGTCCTGATTTCAGCGCCGTGAGCTCCTTGCCTGTGCACCGACGGGATCGGGCAAAACAGCTGCATTCCTGCTCCCTGTCATGCATCACTTGAAGGTTAGTCATGTCACAAATTCAAACTCTTTGTTCAGTAGTGATGAAACTCCTAATAAACAGAAGATAGGTGTTGATTTTCAATATGAATGACTTGAGAGTAGAAGGCCATTTGATATTAATAGATTCTGCTATTAGAAACAAGACCTCAACAGTATTAGATTTTCTATGATGCTATTAAAAgacaacaacatttttttcttgtaaaacaaaaagagcttgttaattttgaaatgactcTTCATTCACTTTCTATTTGAAAATGGTAATTATAAATATAATAGTAATAgtgttaataatgataataataataatgataatgatagcaataatgataaagtACATTTATAATAAGTACActttgctggaaaaaaaaatgctctgttTCTGTCTTGCTACTATGTCATCACTGTATTTATGATGGGAAGTTAGACGTAAGAGGAGTAGATGTTTGTAAATAAATGTAGTGATCTAGTGACTTATTATTTTATTGTGCAGGGACCAAAGAAGAAAGGCTTTCGTGCCATCATCGTGTCGCCGACACGAGAGCTCGCCCAGCAGACGTATCGCGAGCTGATGAGACTGTCTGAGGGCAGCGGACTGAGAATTCACACCATCGAGCATGGGGCGAAAGCAATGCAGAAATTTGGCCCTAAGACCGCCCAGAAATTTGGTAAGTTGTTCTGAGTGGCTGTCTCTGAAAATAAATTTCCCAAATAGCTTGAATACTATGAGCTTCAAATGTCTCATCCACATCTCATATGACAGTACTTGACATTAGTGATGGCCCGGTTGCCCCCGGGGCCACTAAAATTGGTGTCGGGCTACcaaatttattttttggtggcccaatgcggcaactaagattcaaaatgggtTATAACTTTTTCTCTTATTTCAGGCCATTACATATCTTTTTCAGGCCACCACAATTTcatatttaaagattttagtggcctgaaTGGACCTCCAAGCAAAAAAGTTTTCGTTGCGCCCTGCATATGTTATCCTGTATCGACTGTTTCATCTCTACATTGAGGTAATACTGTAACTATATGATATTTATTCATTGACTTTTGGACGACCTGAATAATTTTTCAGAGACCTGATGCTCTTTTAACGTTGCTCTACATCTTAATCCACTTCCTCATTTTTTGTGTCAATCTTGCAGATATTCTTGTGACAACTCCAAACAGACTTGTGTATTTGCTGCAGCAAGACCCTCCTGCCATCAACTTGAGCAAGTAAGTGATAGTGTAAAGTACATATGTTATtcgtatatatattttgtcaaacgcattgtttttttttgcatactggTATTTCATCACACAAAACCAATTGCATTATTAACCCGTTgcggacaagtcccgagtatactcgggcaggtgtctatgggaaatgcgtgttgtagcaaaattaaaccatcctcaacaggttaaagaagCACCGATATTTAGTGTACTTCAAAATGAttaccaggggcccgtttcataaaacttgtcatcagtgacaagttgttatTGATGtaacaagctactgaaatccttgcatctgattggctgaaagcaaatttgtcatagaaatgtggcagttgtcactgataacaagttttaggAAATGGGACCCTGGTGTACAAATGAGTGTGCAATGTGCTAGTATGATGCTGATTACATTTTTATGGCAGAATTGCTGGCaatgaaaattcattaaaaatcaaGTTATATTACTAAAGATGTTTAAAATATTTGCTGTTGTTCAGACTAGCTATAAATGGACAAATTATTACTCAAGAAAAAGAACACAACCAATATAATGCATAACAgaaaatttgatgcaaattgttttaatatttTAATAATAGTgctattgtaatttttttttttctgtagaagtagtaaatgaaagaaatatactaGATAAGAGTGTATTGGAATATCAAGTGATGACACATAAACACAGTACCTCAGTTATgaatgtcatgttttttttttttttttttcattgttgctCATGCAGTGTTGAGTGGTTGATTGTGGACGAATCAGATAAGCTATTTGAGGAGGGCAAGACCGGATTCAGGGACCAGCTGGGAACCATCTACCAGGCCTGCGACTCATCGCACGTCCGCCGCGCCATGTTCAGCGCGACGTTCGCCTACGACGTGGAGCAGTGGTGCAGGCTGAACCTGGATAATGTGGTCACAGTCAGCGTTGGGGCAAGGTGAGTTCAAACATTATCTGCATCtttttaacccgctgaggacggtttgattttgctacaacacgcaattcccatagacacctgcctgagtatacttagGACttgtcttcagtgggttaaaggaAGGCTTCAGGTGATACTGTAAGTTTCATTATGTGATAATATTATAACACTTTCACTCATTTGAACTCACATTATTCCCTCCTACATTGTGCATGTCTTCTCCGTGCCATATCTGTCCAtgctccttgttttcatttagtTTTTCCTGTCAATATCTATTCATCCCCTTGTTCGCAAATGTTTGATGTGTAAACTAACTCtcattcattacaaaattattttatGTATTAAAGATCTCTCATGCCGTCCTAATTTATGTACATTGTGCACACCATACCTTCCAGAGAATATTGTATTATAGCCATGATATGGATCTGTTGTTTCATTgacattaaagataataaaaagttttggtacctcaataatttccttgtcttagtttgtgtttcaggttaaagtacctttcatataactaacactgtgagacttactcgccccaaagtgctctcatgtctttaattagtaatcatgcaattaactgcgaccagcagccccatacgcatagcgaccagcagtcccatacgcatagcgtaatcgggcttcgcattgtagcattcaggatcatgacagatttagtatcgcgggataaatgttaacttaaaatccccaaaattcttcaatttgaagacttaccagttaagatgaagtattgaaaacaggcttcgggcaacgtttggttctgcctatagtccctttctgttcgaattgatgactgaatgtgactcggccgagaggaccttgggagagctacatacaccatctacactgaatactacagccagtgcatgcaaacacatcacatgcgcacaaatttcaaatcccatatcaacggataagatgtttgtgtgcgcatgcgctggccgtagtagtcagtgtatgcatcggtccatggtgtatgtagctctcccaaggtcctctcgaccgagtcacattcagtcatcaattcgaaaagaaagggactattggcagaaccaaacgttgttcgaagcctgtttttaatacttcaacttaactggtaagtcttcaaatcgaagaaattttgggattttaaattgacatttacccgcgatactaattctgtcatgatcctgaatgttacaatgcgaagccccattacgctatgcgtatggggctgctggttgcagcagggaggtgagactacctccctggttgcagttagctatgcgtacaatgggctgcacgctgctggtcgcagtcagtggtttcgtacaatatttatcaacgctgtacggcgacggctctggtacgaaaccattattgcatgattactaagacatgagagcactttggggcgagtaattctcacagacaacgtactttaacgtgaaacacaaaccaagacaaggaaattcagggaaacttttgaggtaccaaaactttttattatctttaaacttGACGTTGAGAATAGAGAAATTACTACTTTTAAGCAGATCCTATTTGTGTagcataaaatgaaaaaagtattgtaataattcttatcttttttatgttttcctaCAACTGTGAAGGAACACTGCCAATGAACAGATAGAACAAGAACTGACATTTGTGGGTGGAGAGTATGGCAAGCTATTGGCAGTCAGAGACATTTTCAGTAAGGTGAGAAAGCACGGTGGCAGTAATGACCATGATCCCTTGTCAGAAAGCTATAAAACAGATAGCGCCTATTGCGAAAATTGCAGGTACTGTCCAAATATTGAAATTGTTGCCGTTGCAACTGCAGTTGTTGTTACATGCATGATGAATATATTTCTCAGTATCATGAATTGCAAGGAACAAATTGTGCAGGAGAAGTAGTAAGAAAGAAGCCTGACTGGTACTTCCTTaccttgtatctacaaaatgtcaaatgttcaagagaacatacacaaacacacacacacacacacacacaagaaaaaaaaaaacaaaaacatggcagccaaagcactatatcaaatgggCTAGCCTTTCCTTTATGTgaacatgccatggtggcttaatttatgaaattattgaatttttgacatttttgaaatttaagacagctaggatttgtacaggattatctgaccattaaaccaaaaaagtcattttcacaaaaatttcagatACCAGGTCTTGTCACCCCTGCAACATTATGCTGTTGGTAATTAAGGTAATAAGTGATAATAATATTTACTGTAATGTTGTATAAATTACAATGCTCTCCTGCAAGCCCCATGAAGGATTTTTCAATGTATAGCCCTTTATTCACCaaaaagatgattaaaaaatgaataaaacaatggATCACTGATCAGTCAGTATGGATTCATATTTCTTTGGTGGAACAGGGCTTCACTCCTCCAGTCCTGGTCTTTGTGCAGTCCAAGGAGCGAGCCAAGGAGTTGTTCCAGGAACTCATCTATGACGGGTACAATGTTGATGTCATTCACGCCGACAAGACGCAGACACAGGTAATAAGGCTAATGCATAgctaaacccgttgaggacagactgattttgctacaacatgcatttcacaTAGACACTCGCTcatgtatactcgggactcgtccccAACGTGTTAATGAACTTTTTAAAGTTCATTAAAGGATTTTAAAGGATTTTCTCTGTCTTGGGAAATGATGGCTTCAAACTCTTTTTGAGAAAGTACCTGGTGATAACCAGCTCATCCAAGCTCTTAATTTGCTCATACGATCTCTTCGAAGGTACCATAATGTTGCACCAACAAACTTTAAGTATGTTTGCGTATttgaatatatgtatgtatgtatgtaaaaacCAGGCAGGTAgccatttattttgtttgaaacatGTATTATTCCCAGATTGATATGCACACTAATTATCACAAGCCAGATTTGAGCATGTGTTCCCTCACTTTCGTGTTTTCATTAGTAAACTAATATCCAAACACATGATGTGTAATGTGAGTCGCTTGCTTGTAAACACTAATGATACGTTTCATCCCTGTGACATACATAAAGCGAGACAACATCGTGAAGGGTTTCCGCTCCGGCAAAATCTGGGTCCTCATCGCCACGGAGCTGATGGGCAGGGGCATCGACTTCAAGGGCGTCAACCTTGTCATCAACTACGACTTCCCCACCTCGGCCATCAGTTACATCCACCGTATCGGGAGGACGGGAAGGGCTGGCCGCGCTGGGAGGGCAGTCACCTTCTTCACGGAAGATGACACAGTTCACTTACGAAGGTGGGGGATGCAGGGAAAGACAaattcaagggggggggggtagagagagagagtgaaagtTATAGTGAGGGTGagaaaaacaatgtttaaaCTGCTTCATGAGAACCGAACAATTTTATGAAAGTTTTAGAGTGGAACTTGCAAGTCAtagattttcatttgtagatTTTAAAATTGCTTCATTTTTATGAGACCTTCcattttaagtttgtttgtttcaatcaCGTTATTGATGTTAGCTTGAACGTAAAAGTCGATTTCATGAATAAGGTGAAGGATATTGATTAAATGCTGGCTATAGACATTTGCTTACTGTTGTTTTTATCGTCTTCTCACAGCATTGCCAACGTGATGCGGAATGCTGGTTGTCCGGTGCCTGACTACATGCTGCAGATTAGAAGGCTGTCAAAGTAAGTCGGTTTAATATCTTCTTTCACCTAGAGTTTGAGATTCAGGGAGGAGAGAACATAcaagcagacaaacaaatatatgTAAATACATGCAGACAGgcagacatacatacagacatacgGACAGACAATTAAACAAACCAGCCCACACAACAAATGCATAAACCAACCCACCAACACATCAAGAAATATGCAATTGCAGAAATATAGACAAGCAAATGATGtacaacaaaaacccaacaaacaaactgcacacatgaaaaagaaaacaaaacaaaacatgtttgattttttatgTTCCCAGCTCCAAAGAAAATCTATCACATGAAGATTTCACAATAGATGATGTTAGATAAGCATGCTCCTACTTGTAGGGATGTGGTGTACAGTTAAGAATCAGCTTTGGAATTGAGAGCTTATtgtgtacagtggactcccgttataacgaagtcctcgggaccggcagttttctttcgttataacgaaatttcgttataaccgaatgaataaacaataaaaatacatagagttgataatgttgcggccttaaattttatttcgttgtaaccggaatttcattataaccgtgttcgttataacgggagtgcactgtatgacCTTGTGTCTTTTACATCTCCATTccaggaagaagaaaaaagcctTGGAGAAACACCCCGTCAAGCGAGACACGATCAGGACGCTGCCCAAGCAGGACCTACAGAGAGCCAAGAGGAAAAGGTGAGTTTATGGGTTCACACAGAAGCCCCTGTAGCTCATCATCCTGATTTTGTCCCTCCTAATGGGGGAGACTGGATTTATGTCACTCTGACAGTAACTGCTCATACACCCTTCTCGTCATCTCGCCCGAACTGGGACATCCTCCTTTCTCATTCCAACCTTCCCAAGCTACTCTTCCACCTTCTAATTCAACGCCTTCTTCTGTAGTCTTCTTGTAGTCTTTTTGCACGTAGCgtaaaatttcatgattaaGTAGAAATTCATTCCTTAGTCTGGGAAAAACCATTGCAGGGGTGCACCCTATAAACAAGCTCGAGAACAATATCACCTGTCCTTGGATGAGCAAATAAAAAGTGCTACCTCATGTACCTCAAGTGGCACTCGCTTTCAGTTctatgacatttgctccagcAATAATTGCTTGAATGAAATATCtacacgctaagccaaacatgaatTCTACCCATAaatataaccctaaccctaatcctaatcttcacATCACACTAAACTTAAAACCCTATCAAACCCTAACTCtcagtccttggagaaaataagaccagagcaattgtcacaATAGCAAACGTTGTGTCACTCTTACTTTCATTAACTATTAACGCATGTCAGAGCAGCCTCGAAAGAGTGGCTTTGTCAGTCTCTTATTCAGTcgtctttttatttttactgaagggaaatgatgaaaaagaagacgaaGAGGAAGAAAGCCAAGCCTTCTGGAGGAGGTCCACCCACGTCAGAGATGGAGAAGGGTGTGGCAGGAGAACATGCAAAAGGAAAGACAAAGTCTGTACCAAGCGGTACCAcccaagcaacaacaaaacccaaAGGCACAAATGCTACAGCAAACAAAAGCGCCAGCGGATCAAGGAAggagaggaggaaaaagaagaagacgtcAAAGATGCCAGCTACGTGAGAAAAGTGGAAATCGTCTTTACATATGACATGAACACAGTCTATGTCATAGGGCCGTGTGCTTGTATTGGACTTATTACGGAAGGGAGGGAAATTCTTGGTGGCACAACATGTCACACAttctgacaacaaaacaaatcaccaccaccatttaAAGTAACAAGAAAACTTTATTCCTCCCTCATGATCCATCTTCCATCTTCAACGTGGGCCGAACAGGCCACACCCACtttgtacaaatgcatattcatgacagaCAGACTGCAAAGTGGACTCTCCACCACCGTCCTGAAACAGCAATCGAATCATACTTTATGCACTGTAAGAAGTGCATGTAATTCTGTTGCACCTGATGACAGATAAATTGCTGACTCTCCTAACTGAATGAAGACATAAATGTTCTCAgagtatttgttgttgttgtaacaaTTCAAATAAGGATATGCAATTGATAAACTTCTGTTTGTAGCAACCAATAGCTTTGTATGAGTACACTAGTAGTTGGGGGGAGTTGTACACAGAGACAAATCCTAGCTTTAATCCATCATAAAACCTTGATTattttggggattttttttttcctttgtccTGTCTTTACATAAATCTTATTCATTGTCAATTGTCTTGGGCAAAATAGGAGTAAGAATGAAACCAGGAAACTGCTcagtttcttcttttctgacatgctgtaggttttttttccttactacatgtatatcctgTGATAGGAGGGAAATGGGTGAGGAACCCTCATGACATTGCCATAGAAGGAAATGAGTCATCTTAAAACATTTTGCCAAACTTGCAAAAAAACTATtcaaagatgaaacaaaaatgtaagCTTGGAGGAATTTTGCCAGGAAAAATAAGACCACCAAAGAAACAAATTCCTGACATGTCTGCATTATAGATTGTACACGTTGTATTGAGAAGACTGATGATGTACAAAAGGCTAGCACACCAACTCCAACTCAAAGCCAATGAAAGAATTTTATGTTCAGCTGTTTGAAGTCTGTCACTGTAGACATCTTTATTATCAGTATCTATTCTTTCAGTTTATAACCAATTGCATTTTAATGTGTGGATGCATCAGTATTTTATGCTTGTCCAGATTTTGAAACAAACTTCATGCAATTGTTTGAAACTCGCACATGGCTTAAACCTCTCTGATGAACAATTTCTGTGCCGatgactttggacagtgtgtacactGCTCTGTGGTATTTCTGTGCGGATCAGCACTGAAAGTAACACAAAAGATTCAGTCTTCCATGCGTTGCTGCTCTTCATCATCCAATATCACAGTTAcagaaactacaatgtatactgtACTGGTATCACACTGCTCCCAGCAAAGTGCCTGGGAAAGTTCTGAATGGTGATTTCTGCAGGGTATTTCAGACTTGTGTAGCTGAAGAGACTGGTAATGTAGGAGAGgcagaagaaaagaacagatggggggagggggggggggggctcttagGAAGTTGGACTACACTAAGTAAACCATTGCCACTTGTGCATTTTCAAACCAGGACATtgcttttgttattcttttttgtgCTTGTGTCTTGTGTTATTTCTTGTCAATTTCTctaattcatttgtttgttttttaaataatcATTGAACATTGTATGTCTCATTAATTTTTGAGGGATACATCACTATGGTTACAGTTGCTGATGTACccaagtgagaaaaaaaagataaaaaacaaacaaacaaacaaacaaacaaacaataaaggtGAGACACTGATTAGTCCATCCAATATGTTgcctttgtttttggttgttgtttttttttattggagcAGAAAGGATTTGTGAAACTTTCCATAAGTGATTTCCATGTGATTTTAATCCTTAACATGACTGTAAGGCTTGAGAGTATGGAGAGATGAGTAGTAtgttgaggatttttttttttcttcctgaaaATAAGTTCTGAGCATAACAAAAAGGAGTGAAGGAGATGgatagagagaaagggagagggagaacaCCATTATGAACCTTTAACTTTGCTTCGACTTCATGTTTGCTAGACTGAAATTGAGTCGGTAACTAGaataaatgcatacattttgATTATTGTTGGCAAATCAAAGATATTGTAattgaatacaatgtacctccttttgcatctttttttttcttcagcatATTCCAGAAAAAATGAGCTTACATGATGAATTGTCTTTTCAGCTCGTTATTTGAAAAAATGTCTTTGACAAAATTTGGCTGTGGCTTCAAgtttgtgttatatattgaagaGTAGTTTAgaaacgcacaaacacacacccacagtCCCAACACCGACTGAGACAATGGTTAAAGGATCAATTATGTAGGCGGTATGAGGCACTGCCCTAGTTATATTTTGTCCATATTTTCCTGTGTATTTTTTCTGCCCACTGTACACATCCAACACTGTAACGGGTCTATTTTGAGGGTAGATAAGCCTATAGACGatacatataattatgcaaGATGGTGTACTTTAAGTATGATTATGAAAGCAAGTGTCTATTTGAATGAAACAAactcagtgtgtgtgtgtgtgtgtgtgtggacagagagagagagagagagagatcgggagagagagagagaaagagcgcAAAGGAGATCgggagagaggaaaagagatgAATAGATCGATAACAAGATGGACGCATGCACTGCAAAACATGCATTTTTACACCTACGTGTATTCTATGGGTAGGACACCGTCATCATCGTCAAAATTATTACACATATACCATTGTCATCACTGTCGATATCTTCATTGTTATCCTAGGTTACCTATAAACAGACACTGAATTTCGATGTCTGCATCCTGTAGCCATCACCAGTGTCATCACAACCATCACCACcgtcatcagcatcatcatcagtatCGTTGTCCAAGTCAATGTTAAAGGACCTTGTCAATGAGGTAGACAACCTCGTGATCACACAGCAATTATTAATACGTTACTCGTCTATCGCATTCATGAAGAGTTCTAAAATTGTAGGGCAGATCAAAAGCCTGTAAGTGCATGCTACCTGTATAACCGGCAGCAGTGGAGTGATGATACGCACcaagaacacacacaaacagacacatacacacatacacacgcacacgtacacataaacacaaacacatacatgaaACATACATTGTGTTCCTAATTTCAACCACCTGCAAACAACTCCGACTTGATACATGTGGAAGCTGTACAAAATGCAATACCAGTCGTGATTAACTTGTAAGCGGTGTCAGGAAAACAGGTTTATTCTTTTCCACGCATTGaaagaaaagattaaaaaaaaagaaaaaagaatacaacCATTAACAAAAATGTCGTATTCAATCACTTACGATTAATACAATTTGTCGTATTCAATAACTTCACGATCAGATAACAACTTTACAGGCATGCTAGTCTATGGTAGGAATAAATAGCGTATCATGACCACGTCGAGTGAGAATGATTGACGAGGAGTTCGAGCGACCAGTCTAGTCGGTGTCGGAGGTCTCTACGGACGTCGAATCGGACGCCGACGAGGTGGAGTTCGAAGAATCTTCGTCCTGACGTCGAAAACGGTATCCTGAAACGACGAGCAAAAACACATGAAGAATAAAGATGATAGAATTACATCTTTACGCGAAAGTGTGGACTTTAAatgacaaaagaagaaaaaagtgggaagaagaaaatgatacgCAAACAGAGACATCAAAGAACGGGAAAGAAGGGAAATTTAGAAAGAGTTTGTGCGTTTGAGTATGTaagtgtgtataattatgtttgtgtgtacagAAGGTGAACAGGAGAAAACAACAAGGAACTACACAATTTGTATAACCGACATAGGAGGAACAGGACTTGAGCGAGAGAGACAGacaagagggaaagagagagggagggagagaaaaaaaaaagataaaagcaaataatgtATGCTGAGATAGAAAACGTATCTACATGTACTACCAAGCAAAGTACAGATCCATAGCTTTAAGCATGTTTCGGTACAACATTCACCACTATATCGCACAGAAAGATTTCGATGCTATATATTCCAGTCATCTTTGTCGACAGTATTCACAATTTTGTCTTGGATACTATTTTTTGATCGCTATAAGAATAGCCCCCTCCCCTCccgcaatccccccccccaaaaaaagaagaaaataacaaaaaattaaaaggtCAAATTCATGTGCAGAAAGAAATTCGCTGATGAGacttggtttttgtttcgtAACTTCAGAATTATAATCAATATATCAATACTTTCATTCGTCATAAATCACAAAGCACAAGTATTACAACCAGGAATTGAAAGAATTCCACAAGAAT
Above is a window of Diadema setosum chromosome 4, eeDiaSeto1, whole genome shotgun sequence DNA encoding:
- the LOC140227560 gene encoding probable ATP-dependent RNA helicase DDX52; its protein translation is MATAMSLFRQLGAGAKFDLKRFRSDAEKFHLVRASSKQLPQQDIVKALDIFGQDKEGQSSQKLAEEPHGEKRKADDVQQERDKKKRKKQKAQEKIPETSDGEEKLSEEKVKQRRVEKVKSIRKRNRIYVQGEDIPDPVESFEELSSEYQLDPYVINNITRAGYESPTPVQMQAVPVMMHRRELLACAPTGSGKTAAFLLPVMHHLKGPKKKGFRAIIVSPTRELAQQTYRELMRLSEGSGLRIHTIEHGAKAMQKFGPKTAQKFDILVTTPNRLVYLLQQDPPAINLSNVEWLIVDESDKLFEEGKTGFRDQLGTIYQACDSSHVRRAMFSATFAYDVEQWCRLNLDNVVTVSVGARNTANEQIEQELTFVGGEYGKLLAVRDIFSKGFTPPVLVFVQSKERAKELFQELIYDGYNVDVIHADKTQTQRDNIVKGFRSGKIWVLIATELMGRGIDFKGVNLVINYDFPTSAISYIHRIGRTGRAGRAGRAVTFFTEDDTVHLRSIANVMRNAGCPVPDYMLQIRRLSKKKKKALEKHPVKRDTIRTLPKQDLQRAKRKREMMKKKTKRKKAKPSGGGPPTSEMEKGVAGEHAKGKTKSVPSGTTQATTKPKGTNATANKSASGSRKERRKKKKTSKMPAT